A stretch of DNA from Cryptomeria japonica chromosome 4, Sugi_1.0, whole genome shotgun sequence:
AAGACTTACTACATTTATAACACTCTCACCAAAACTAgcacaaaacataatggaaattAAATAATTGACCCATATGAATATTAAAACACACACATCATAtttaaaacacaaaatccaaatcCTTATATAAATCTTATTTTATTTAAACATGTATTCACTCACTCACACTCACATTCTTCATGTTTAAAACACACAACTCAAATGGTTAATGAAATATTATTCTAGTTCTAAAAATATTCTACcaataaatcaaattcacaaaatgaaAATTTCACAATTTCTTGATAACAAACTTACCAAATAACTCAAATCATTCTATTAAAGATCACACTAActtaatttatataaataaaatattaaactatTCCAGTCTTGTCCGATGGAATGGACTACATATGGTTTAGAGCTTTGCTATATGCATATTACCATTTATTATTATTTAGCATGTACTTGTTATGTTCTTTTCTTACTTACTATTTAGAAACTTCTATAAGTGCATGATAGAAAGGTATTTCAATGATACTGTAACTCTTAAACCCTGCTTTATAAAACAAGTTCTTAAATTCCTCCTCTGTTCTCTCCTTTCCACCAACGGAAAGAGCCATCATTAATAAATCAGACATTAGTCCCACTTGTCTTTTGGTTCCTTTTTCCTTATCAATGACCGCATCCACAATTAATACCTTCCCATCTTCTGGTATAGCGTCATAgctattctttaaaattttcaaacaatGTTCATCATCCCAATCATGCAAAGTCCTctgtaaacaaaaaaaattattgtttaaaaaataaattctcatttaaataaaatataatattttaaaataccaCTGTACCTTCATGAAAACTGCATCTGCTGATGGAATTTGGTCAAACATATTACCCTCCACATGCTCTACTCCTGAAATTTCAAATCTCTATCAGAAAATGAACTTGATTTAACAATATTTGAAATAATGATGTTTGAATTATTGTAACCTATTTCAAGCAGAACATTCTTCCTAGATCAAGCACAACCTAAGATCTGTAtgcaacttaaaaataaaaattaaccacAGGTAAGATCTGTAtatagattattaattaattacactataattcttttctcttattattTTGATAAATCATGAAATGTTATCTGAAATCTTATACAATAAGATCtaaaaactaaataataattataataagaaACTGTTGTTTTGAACTTGTAATGAGCAAGATCTTCATATATGAAGTTTAGAGATGGAGATGGTTACAGACCTTTTGCTGGAGGAGCAGTCCTTACAACATGAGGAAGGTCGAAATTGATGCCATGAATATGGGGATATTCATTAACAATTGTAGATATCGCAGAACCTGCTCCTCCTCCAACATCGACCACACTCTTGAAGCTCTTAAACCCATCATACGCCTTCAACACAGATGCCATTACAGAGCTTGTCTGAGCAGTCAtggcctcattcaacattctaTTTGCTTCAGAATTCTTGCTATTGTACTCGAAAATGCTCATGCCATGGGCCTTGGTGAATGGTTGGCAGCCATCTATGACAGCATCATGAAGATACTGATAACCTTGTGTCACAattttttgattcaagaacaaTAGATGTGGCGCAAGAGATTGTTGCGGCTCATTATTTGCCAGCAATTTAGAGAGGCCAGTTGGGCCATAGTTTAATTGAGGAATGCCTCTGTTATCTACTGTGGTCTCTTCAGTAAAGACTCCAATGGAAGCCAGAAGCGTCATGATTCTAGAGAGGCAATCTATGCgggcaggtttgtttgtggaagcAGAAATATGGGAAGCAATTTCCTCCACGGAGAGGTGATTTTGACTACCAATAATGTCAGGAATGTTAAGCAAGACAGCTGCTTGAAGGGCCATGGGCTTGGCTGCCGTAAGAAATATTTCATAGAGCTGGAGATGTGCCTCCATGGAAGACTCTAAGGAAGCCATTTTTGTCTGATTGATTGTAAACTTGACAGAGGAAGGTAAATATGCGTGATCTATTACAAACAAgtttcaatttatagaaaaatcgtTGATATTCCAGAGACTAAAGGAGCGGTGAAACGTTGGTTATTCTTAGATATTGAGAAGTGTTCAACACAATGTCGTTCGTGATGACGTTTACTGATACCCACGTGGTTTGAATTGTGTGTCTTTTGCATGTGTTGTGAAAACTAGCAATTGAAGTGAATATGAAGGTGATGTGGTTGTGAAAACTAGCCTTTTTATTGTCTTGTCATGCAAAATGTTAAAAGAGTGTCGTGAAAACTAGCCCTCTTTTAGGAGTCTTTTTAGATTTGGATGGGTGTCCTTGTAAATGTTAATAATATTATTAGTTATTCTTAGATATTGAAATGTGTTCaacacaatattgtcaaagtttttATTGCATGCGTTGTAAAAACTGGCCATTGAATTCAATATGAAGGTGGTCTGTTTCGCTTGGTTTGATATATTCAAATTAGCTATTCTTTAAACTTGACATATATTCAAGTTGTCAAAGTTTTTATTGCATGCGTTGTAAAAACTGGCCATTGAATTCAATATGAAGGTGGTCTGTTTCGCTTGGTTTGATATATTCAAATTAGCTATTCTTTAAACTTGACATATATTCAAGTTATGTCTGATGtcgtcaatttatagaaaaatcgtTAAAACTTGACATATGTTCAACGCAATGTCGTCTGAGATGACGTTTACGAGTACCCAATTGTCAAAGTTTTTATTGCATGCGTTGTAAAAACTAGCCATTGATGTAGTCATATATTTAAACTAGCCATTAAGTTTTTTATGCAGGAAGATGGTCTGGTTCACTTGTCCTTTCGCTGCTGTCAACTCTTCTAGTGTTGAAGACGGACAAAATAAGGAAATTTGATTGATTGAGCGTATTGTTAGGTTTTACTGTCTTGCGATGTAAAACTTAAATGAAGTTTTTCAGTTTTTTTATTTAAGATTCTATTTAGATTTCGATGGGTGTCTTTAGGGGAATCATATCAGTAGTCATTATAGCTCTTCTTGCATATCTATAATTTTTTATAGTTCATTTTGTGCTTTCACAGATTTTAAAAGGTACATTGGATTTTAACTTGACAGAGGAAGGCATATATTTCTGATCAATTATAAGCAAGTGACAATTTATAGAAAAATCGTGTAGATTTCATAGATCAAGGGAGCTGTGAAATCTGTTCAATAAACTGGTTCTAAAATCGCACGTCAATAACACGAAAAGTCAATAAcataaattttttcaaaaattacagaTAGTTGATTGTAACTAGTAGAATCAGCTATGATTTTGATTTttcgaaaattttcaaaaaaatcaataacACAAATTTAGCCAGTTTAGCCGTGTCTGTTTGCAATGATGTTTACGAGTACCCAATTGTCAAAAGTATTTTGTGCATGCGTTGTAAAAACTAGCCATTGAACTCAATATGGTTCTCTTTTCCTTGTGATATTCAAACTAGTCATTAATGTATCTAGCCATTAAGTTTTTCATGCATGAAAGTGTTATGTTTCACTTGTCCTTTGTGTGATACATTCAAAGTAGTCATTAATGTACTAGCATCCTTTGCTAATCAATGAATAGACATAAATTACACACATACTCCTACTTTTTGTTGCTGTCAACTCTTCTATTGTTAAAGAGGGacaaaatttggaggaaatttgacaaattttgcatttggatttttcttttaatTGTCTTCATATGTGACTTAGCTGCTTATAGTTATTGTTTTGGCTTCTTAGTGGTAACAACTCATGTCATGGGATTCGGTGTGCATGCATGGGTTAAAAAGTATATATTTCAAAGTGTCGCCCGATACCCACTTAAAGATGCACCAATTACATGCACTTgaaattgtcaatacttatgcaaaaatgccccaatagttgtgcactaTGGGTACCAAAAAAGGTGCACAAATGGACGAATCATGgtccaaaaatgataaaaaatggttAGCTATTGGtacattaaaaatttattaataagattttaattattttcttttagtttctttaaagttagtaattggggggttgggtgtgTAAGGGGTGTTCAGTTATTGGAACTATAACAGCTATTGGTGCTCTTCCTCtatagcaattttttttttaattatgttctATTATATTTTTAGGTCTATTAAAAaggtaaataaaatttatttattaaaaaaataaatttatcgaTTTTAAGTTATAATCAAAATTGCTAATAATTTTACATCTTATCTAGATGAAGCATACTAGTAATTGTTAAATATGATTTTGCACACTCACAAATTCTTAATGGTACATCAAATTTCGATAATTCTTATTTGTTTCTTTGTATGTGACTTAATTGCTTATAACTATTGTTATGGCTATTGGGTAGTAGAAACACATGCTTTGGGATCCGTTATGCACACAAGGCTCAAAAAGTAAACATTCCAAAATGTCACTCAATATCTCCCCAGTAACCGTGCACTTAAAATtcccaatactta
This window harbors:
- the LOC131079217 gene encoding caffeic acid 3-O-methyltransferase 1-like — encoded protein: MASLESSMEAHLQLYEIFLTAAKPMALQAAVLLNIPDIIGSQNHLSVEEIASHISASTNKPARIDCLSRIMTLLASIGVFTEETTVDNRGIPQLNYGPTGLSKLLANNEPQQSLAPHLLFLNQKIVTQGYQYLHDAVIDGCQPFTKAHGMSIFEYNSKNSEANRMLNEAMTAQTSSVMASVLKAYDGFKSFKSVVDVGGGAGSAISTIVNEYPHIHGINFDLPHVVRTAPPAKGVEHVEGNMFDQIPSADAVFMKVQWTLHDWDDEHCLKILKNSYDAIPEDGKVLIVDAVIDKEKGTKRQVGLMSDLLMMALSVGGKERTEEEFKNLFYKAGFKSYSIIEIPFYHALIEVSK